A segment of the Vicinamibacteria bacterium genome:
ATTCTCGCCTGCCTCCGCCACCACGGCGAGCTTGGGAACGAGGATCGCGTCGACCCGGCGATCGGTCTCGATCTCGGCTCGAACGAAGGCGCCGGGCCGAATGTCGGCGGAACGATCCAGGACCTCCACCGTCACTTTGACCGTCCCGGTCTTCGGATCGACGACGGGACTGATGTCCCGAACCCGACCTCGAAAGCTGACGTCCTCGCTCATCGACGCTCCCGCCAGCGCTTCGGGGAGCAGCCCGACCGGCTGTCCCGGCTCGAGCTGGAAGACGTCCTTCTCGGGGAGGAAGAGGCGAACCACAAGCGTACGAAAATCCGCCAGAGTGACGAGGTGGTCCCCGGGTTGAAGGGTCTGTCCAACTACGATCTCCGTCGCCGTCACCCGGCCAGCGAACGGGGCCCGGATAACAGCGTACCGGTGCTCGAGCTCTTTGATCTGTTTCTCCGTTCTCGCCAGGTCGCGATCGAAAACGGCTTTTTCGTAGTCGAACCGGGAGATGAGCTCCTGATCGAACGACAGCTTCGAGCGATTGAGCTCGGCTTCTGCCTTCCTCAGGGTGAGGTCGGCTTTTTCGAGAGCGAGCTTCTTCTCCTCGTCGTCTACCCTGGCGAGAACCTGGTCTTTCTCGACTGCGGTACCCTCTCGGACCGCCACGTCGGTAACGATTCCCGAGACTTTGGCGAGAACCTCGGCCGATTGCTCCGCCTCGATCGTGGAGGAGGTGGACAGCGTCCTGGTTACGGGCCCTTTGATCGCGTCGACGACTTCCACCGGGACGGCGGTATCGGCCGGCCCGTCGACGACATCCTTCGCCTCGGCGCTTCCATCTCCCTGCTGGATTACGAAATAGGAAACGACGGCGCCGATAACGACGATCGCCACCCCACCGGCGAGAAAAGTGAGTTTCCGCGAGCGATTCATGGGTTGATGGAGCTCCCGTAGGCGGATACGAATCTGGCGGGAGGAGGGTTCAGAAATTCCATGCAGATCTTACCGTGGCTTCCGGGCGAATCTTCCCCCTCAGGGTGCTCGATGCCGTGGCGGGACCCGTGATTGATCCGCCTCTGCGCAAGGCTCCGGCGGACTTCTTCATCACCCCTGCTAGGGTGCCATCTGTTGGACGAGCTCCCAGGCCGCGCGCACGTGGCGCTTCTCGGTGTAAGTTTGGCCGACACAAATACGGAGGGTCAAGCGGCCATCGAGTCTCGTGTGTGTGAGGTAGAGCTTTCCGCTCTCGTTCAGCTTGCGCATCAAGAGCTCGTTCACCTCATCGCCGCCTTTGTGGCGGAAGCAGACGAGGTTCAGAGGTACCGGCGCAACGACCTCGAAGCGCGCGTCCTCGCGAATCCAACCCTCGAGCTCGTGGGCAAGTCCGACGTGACGCCGGACATGGTGTCGGAGGCCCTCGACCCCGTAATGTCGGATTACGAACCACAGCTTGAGGGCACGAAACCGCCGCCCCAGGGGAATGTGCCAGTCGCGGTAGTCGATGACCGCCCCCGAAGTCGTGGCCTCGTTCCTCAGGTACTCGGGGAGGATGCTGAGCGTATCGATGAGCGTGCGGCGGTTCTTGACGTAGAAAGCGTTACAGTCGAAGTTGGTGAACATCCATTTGTGGGGGTTGAAGCAATAGCTGTCGGCCCGCTCGACTCCGTCTTGGATGTAACGAAACTCCGGGCAAAGAGCCGCCGTTCCCGACATCGCGGCGTCCACGTGCAGCCAGAGGTTCTGTTCGGCGCAGAAGCGTCCGATCTCGGCCACGGGGTCGAGGGCGTTGGACGACGTCGTTCCGACGGTGGCGCAGACGAAGAAGGGCTTCAGCCCGCGGTTTCGGTCGGTGAGGACCCGCTGCCGCAAGTCCCCGACTGACATCGCGTAGTTCTCGTCGACGGCGACGAGTCTCAAGTTGTCCTTTCCAATGCCGGCGATCTTGACCGCCTTCTCG
Coding sequences within it:
- a CDS encoding efflux RND transporter periplasmic adaptor subunit, translating into MNRSRKLTFLAGGVAIVVIGAVVSYFVIQQGDGSAEAKDVVDGPADTAVPVEVVDAIKGPVTRTLSTSSTIEAEQSAEVLAKVSGIVTDVAVREGTAVEKDQVLARVDDEEKKLALEKADLTLRKAEAELNRSKLSFDQELISRFDYEKAVFDRDLARTEKQIKELEHRYAVIRAPFAGRVTATEIVVGQTLQPGDHLVTLADFRTLVVRLFLPEKDVFQLEPGQPVGLLPEALAGASMSEDVSFRGRVRDISPVVDPKTGTVKVTVEVLDRSADIRPGAFVRAEIETDRRVDAILVPKLAVVAEAGENFVFVVNEGRAEKRSVELGYTRGLAVEILAGISAGEKIAIAGHTTLEDGESVEVLTN
- a CDS encoding pyridoxal-dependent decarboxylase, encoding MSYHMKPDEFRRAGYALIDWIADYHERVESLPVLSRVQPGEIRAKLPHNAPEKGEAFDSIVKDLDDILLPGITHWQSPNFFAYFPSNSSPPAVLGELLSAGLGVQGMIWATSPACTELETHVLDWLVDMLGLPEAFKSNGEGGGVIQDTASSSSLCALLAARERATRFQSNAAGLDKGLVAYASSQAHSSIEKAVKIAGIGKDNLRLVAVDENYAMSVGDLRQRVLTDRNRGLKPFFVCATVGTTSSNALDPVAEIGRFCAEQNLWLHVDAAMSGTAALCPEFRYIQDGVERADSYCFNPHKWMFTNFDCNAFYVKNRRTLIDTLSILPEYLRNEATTSGAVIDYRDWHIPLGRRFRALKLWFVIRHYGVEGLRHHVRRHVGLAHELEGWIREDARFEVVAPVPLNLVCFRHKGGDEVNELLMRKLNESGKLYLTHTRLDGRLTLRICVGQTYTEKRHVRAAWELVQQMAP